In a single window of the Sphingosinicella microcystinivorans genome:
- a CDS encoding RsmB/NOP family class I SAM-dependent RNA methyltransferase produces the protein MEQISGVPARAAALALLQAVLWRGEPLDRAIERAFRKLDAPADRGLARAIVSGVLRHLPDLDALIDGATRKPLPDDARARMVLRMALVQTILLETPPHAVIATALPLLEGGPRRLAHGVLSTLLKQGASLPSPPTLPALWALRWQAWGEDVVAAAAAGLGAEPPLDLTLRDAGETAVWTERLGGTSLMPGHVRLARHGRIEALPGFEEGAWWVQDLAASLPARLLAPKPGESVADLCAAPGGKTLQLAAAGARVTALDISENRIARVRENLARTGLSAEVVAGDALKWKPPAPLDAVLLDAPCSGTGIFRRHPDVLHLKSARQIGELVRMQAALMDHAFAMLKPGGRMLYCVCSLERDEGESQVAAFLSRTPWARAVPVEAGELPAGLMPNPEGFVRTLPGHLDAEGGLDGFFMARIARD, from the coding sequence GTGGAGCAGATTTCCGGCGTACCCGCGCGCGCGGCGGCGCTTGCGCTCTTGCAGGCCGTGCTGTGGCGCGGCGAACCGCTCGACCGCGCCATCGAGCGCGCGTTCCGCAAGCTGGATGCGCCTGCCGACAGGGGTCTCGCGCGCGCCATCGTTTCGGGCGTGCTCAGGCACCTCCCCGATCTCGACGCGCTGATCGACGGCGCGACGCGAAAGCCCCTGCCGGACGATGCGCGGGCGCGCATGGTGCTGCGCATGGCGCTCGTGCAGACGATCCTGCTCGAAACGCCGCCGCACGCGGTGATCGCGACCGCGCTGCCGCTGCTCGAAGGCGGGCCGCGCAGGCTCGCGCACGGGGTGCTTTCCACCTTGCTGAAGCAGGGGGCGTCCCTGCCGTCGCCGCCGACGTTGCCCGCACTCTGGGCGCTGCGCTGGCAGGCGTGGGGCGAGGACGTGGTTGCCGCCGCTGCCGCGGGGCTCGGCGCGGAGCCGCCGCTCGACCTGACGCTCCGCGATGCGGGCGAGACGGCGGTGTGGACGGAGCGGCTGGGCGGCACGTCGCTGATGCCCGGCCATGTGCGGCTGGCGCGGCACGGCCGCATCGAGGCGCTGCCCGGTTTCGAAGAGGGTGCGTGGTGGGTGCAGGACCTCGCGGCGTCGCTGCCGGCGCGGCTGCTTGCGCCGAAGCCGGGCGAATCCGTTGCCGATCTCTGCGCCGCGCCGGGGGGCAAGACGTTGCAACTCGCCGCCGCAGGCGCGCGCGTGACGGCGCTCGACATTTCGGAAAACCGCATTGCCCGCGTGCGTGAAAACCTCGCGCGGACGGGCCTGTCGGCGGAGGTGGTCGCGGGCGATGCGCTGAAATGGAAACCGCCCGCGCCGCTCGACGCGGTGCTGCTCGATGCGCCCTGCTCGGGCACCGGGATCTTCCGGCGGCACCCGGACGTTCTTCATCTCAAGTCGGCGCGGCAGATCGGCGAACTCGTGCGGATGCAGGCGGCGCTGATGGACCATGCGTTCGCCATGCTGAAGCCGGGCGGCCGGATGCTCTACTGCGTCTGTTCGCTCGAACGCGACGAGGGCGAGTCGCAGGTCGCGGCGTTCCTGTCGCGGACGCCGTGGGCGCGGGCGGTTCCGGTCGAGGCCGGGGAACTTCCTGCCGGACTCATGCCGAATCCCGAGGGTTTCGTGCGGACCCTGCCCGGCCATCTCGACGCCGAAGGCGGGCTCGACGGGTTTTTCATGGCGCGCATCGCGAGGGACTAG
- a CDS encoding heparinase II/III family protein — translation MSDAGGKDGGGRDGGQRLTRGRGDARTLGARLSEKLARIGYATPLHNRKLRGRPPLKLLGTPADPIAGDAVAGREIAAGKLGFGGHVEAIRTLNFATARAPLAWREWVHGFEWLRDLAAASDRKKGAIVAELVVEAWLASYRDYDELAWRADLAGRRLMFWPLYAPYILSRSEPIYRSLVLNHLARAARHVDRAQDKMPEGLPRVEAAAGLLAAGLILPEGAARSVRAESALRKALEDVLLPGGGVASRRPSDALALLERLLTLRAFYEARKMDVSPVVAEAIESLASGVKGLTLGDGRLAAIHGGNVCAPERIAKALALVGGNVRPTRNGAASGFQRMDAGKTVIVVDAGPPPAKDTASGAHAGTLALEMSDGDARMIVNCGGAEGAGVPLPDALAGLLRTTAAHSTLVVNDTNSTRLLGGGGLGKGVGEVVVTRHESEEGCWLDATHDGYAKRFGVIHRRRIFLAADGRDIRGEDALEPARVTRLLGRRRALPFDVRFHLAPGVEATPTADGKGALVKLAAGRVWQMKVRGGRLTVDESIFVDESGKHRGVAQVVISGETEDGGATVNWSFKRASK, via the coding sequence GTGAGCGATGCGGGCGGCAAGGACGGCGGCGGGCGCGACGGGGGCCAGCGGCTGACGCGCGGGCGCGGCGACGCGCGGACGCTCGGCGCGCGCCTCTCAGAAAAGCTCGCGCGCATCGGCTATGCGACGCCGCTCCACAACCGCAAGCTGCGCGGACGTCCGCCGCTGAAGCTGCTCGGCACGCCGGCCGATCCGATCGCGGGCGATGCCGTCGCGGGCCGCGAGATCGCGGCGGGCAAGCTCGGTTTCGGCGGGCATGTCGAGGCGATCCGCACGCTCAACTTCGCGACCGCGCGCGCGCCGCTCGCGTGGCGCGAATGGGTGCACGGCTTCGAATGGCTGCGCGACCTCGCCGCGGCGAGCGACCGCAAGAAGGGCGCCATCGTCGCCGAACTGGTGGTCGAGGCATGGCTCGCCAGCTACCGCGACTACGACGAACTGGCGTGGCGCGCCGATCTCGCCGGGCGGCGGCTGATGTTCTGGCCGCTCTACGCGCCCTACATCCTGTCGCGCAGCGAGCCCATCTACCGCAGCCTCGTGCTCAACCACCTCGCCCGCGCCGCGCGGCACGTGGACCGCGCGCAGGACAAGATGCCGGAAGGGTTGCCGCGTGTCGAAGCCGCCGCGGGCCTGCTCGCGGCGGGGCTGATCCTGCCCGAAGGCGCGGCGCGCAGCGTGCGCGCCGAAAGCGCTTTGAGGAAGGCGCTGGAGGACGTGCTGCTGCCGGGCGGCGGCGTTGCCAGCCGGCGGCCTTCCGATGCGCTTGCGCTGCTCGAACGCCTGCTGACGCTGCGCGCCTTCTACGAGGCGCGGAAGATGGACGTCTCGCCGGTGGTGGCCGAGGCGATCGAAAGCCTCGCCTCCGGCGTCAAGGGACTGACGCTCGGCGACGGACGGCTTGCCGCCATCCACGGCGGCAACGTCTGCGCGCCGGAGCGGATCGCAAAGGCGCTCGCGCTCGTCGGCGGCAACGTGCGGCCGACGCGCAACGGCGCGGCATCGGGTTTCCAGCGCATGGACGCGGGCAAGACCGTCATCGTCGTCGATGCCGGACCGCCGCCCGCGAAGGATACCGCCAGCGGCGCCCACGCCGGAACGCTCGCGCTCGAAATGTCGGACGGCGACGCGCGCATGATCGTGAACTGCGGCGGCGCGGAGGGCGCGGGCGTGCCGCTGCCGGATGCGCTCGCGGGGCTGCTGCGCACGACGGCCGCGCATTCGACGCTCGTCGTGAACGACACCAATTCGACGCGGCTGCTCGGCGGCGGCGGGCTCGGCAAGGGCGTCGGCGAGGTGGTCGTCACGCGCCACGAAAGCGAGGAGGGCTGCTGGCTCGACGCGACGCACGACGGCTATGCGAAGCGCTTCGGCGTGATCCACCGCCGCCGCATCTTCCTCGCGGCCGACGGGCGCGACATTCGCGGCGAGGACGCGCTGGAGCCCGCGCGCGTCACGCGGCTGCTCGGGCGGCGGAGGGCGCTGCCCTTCGACGTGCGCTTCCACCTTGCGCCCGGCGTCGAGGCGACGCCGACCGCGGACGGCAAGGGCGCGCTCGTGAAGCTCGCGGCGGGGCGCGTGTGGCAGATGAAGGTGCGCGGCGGCCGCCTGACGGTTGACGAGAGCATCTTCGTCGACGAAAGCGGCAAGCATCGCGGCGTGGCGCAGGTCGTCATCAGCGGCGAGACGGAAGACGGCGGCGCGACGGTCAACTGGTCGTTCAAGCGCGCCAGCAAGTAA
- a CDS encoding SDR family NAD(P)-dependent oxidoreductase, with translation MKSLEGRAIAVTGAGSGIGRALALGLAKRGARLALSDKDAAGLAETSRLLGNYPHTTAAFDVTDDEALKGWIDAAAAEYGGLDGIINNAGLSVVAPFADTPKADFDRVMAVNFGAVVNGCRHAIPHLRKSADAWLVNISSVFGMMGYPTQSAYNASKYAVRGLTEALYLELGETDPHIAVIRVHPGGIKTNVARNAKFIKGMDGRTNALDSGDEFEKAARTTPAEAAETIIRGMERRQHRVLIGADARFIDWMTRLFPVSHFKRIGLILGGGKS, from the coding sequence ATGAAAAGCCTTGAAGGCCGGGCGATCGCGGTGACGGGCGCCGGAAGCGGCATCGGGCGCGCGCTGGCGCTGGGCCTTGCGAAGCGCGGCGCTAGGCTCGCGCTTTCCGACAAGGACGCAGCGGGGCTTGCCGAAACATCGCGGCTGCTCGGCAATTATCCGCACACGACGGCCGCGTTCGACGTGACGGACGACGAGGCGCTGAAAGGCTGGATCGATGCGGCCGCGGCGGAATACGGCGGGCTCGACGGCATCATCAACAACGCCGGGCTTTCGGTGGTGGCGCCGTTCGCCGATACGCCGAAGGCGGATTTCGACCGGGTGATGGCGGTGAACTTCGGCGCGGTCGTGAACGGCTGCCGCCACGCCATCCCGCACCTTCGCAAGTCCGCCGATGCGTGGCTGGTGAACATCTCGTCGGTGTTCGGCATGATGGGCTATCCGACCCAGTCCGCCTACAACGCCTCCAAGTACGCGGTGCGCGGGCTCACCGAGGCGCTGTATCTGGAGCTTGGCGAGACCGATCCCCACATCGCCGTGATCCGCGTGCACCCGGGCGGCATCAAGACCAACGTCGCGCGCAACGCCAAGTTCATCAAGGGCATGGACGGGCGCACCAACGCGCTCGATTCGGGCGACGAGTTCGAGAAGGCGGCGCGCACCACGCCTGCCGAGGCCGCCGAGACGATCATCCGCGGCATGGAACGGCGCCAGCACCGCGTGCTGATCGGCGCCGACGCGCGCTTCATCGACTGGATGACGCGGCTGTTCCCGGTCAGCCATTTCAAGCGCATCGGCCTCATCCTCGGCGGCGGAAAGTCTTGA
- the trmB gene encoding tRNA (guanine(46)-N(7))-methyltransferase TrmB: protein MSDPTTIRRLYGRRQAFALRNRAQRLVEELLPAVAVPKDGPLDSVRLFGDARPLELEIGFGKGEHLVAHAKARPGTGFIGCEPFLNGVTGLLGHIEDDGLRNVRVHDGDALGVLERLPDASLERVYLLHPDPWPKARHAKRRFVNPGPLDRIAAKLKPGSEFRLATDHPVYMRWSVMQMTRRADFEWLAERPSDWEKRPDDWPPTRYGEWAAGEGRPIWYFRYRRR from the coding sequence ATGTCCGATCCGACCACCATCCGCCGCCTCTACGGGCGGCGACAGGCCTTCGCGCTGCGCAATCGGGCGCAGCGGCTTGTCGAGGAATTGCTGCCCGCGGTGGCCGTGCCGAAGGACGGGCCGCTGGACAGCGTGCGCCTGTTCGGCGATGCGCGGCCGCTGGAGCTGGAGATCGGCTTCGGCAAGGGCGAGCATCTGGTCGCGCACGCCAAGGCGCGGCCGGGGACGGGGTTCATCGGCTGCGAGCCGTTCCTGAACGGCGTGACGGGGCTCCTCGGCCACATCGAGGACGACGGCCTCAGGAATGTCCGCGTTCATGACGGCGATGCGCTGGGTGTCCTCGAACGCCTGCCGGACGCGTCGCTGGAGCGCGTGTACCTGCTGCATCCCGACCCGTGGCCGAAGGCGCGGCACGCCAAGCGGCGCTTCGTCAATCCGGGGCCGCTCGACCGCATCGCCGCGAAGCTGAAGCCGGGCAGCGAGTTCCGGCTCGCCACCGACCATCCCGTCTACATGCGCTGGTCGGTGATGCAGATGACGCGGCGGGCTGATTTCGAATGGCTCGCCGAGCGTCCGTCCGACTGGGAGAAGCGACCCGACGACTGGCCGCCGACGCGCTACGGCGAATGGGCGGCGGGCGAGGGCCGGCCGATCTGGTATTTCCGGTATCGGCGGCGGTAG
- the rpe gene encoding ribulose-phosphate 3-epimerase yields the protein MQQPVRIAPSILSADFADLGAEVRRIDAAGADYIHVDVMDGHFVPNITIGPGVVKALRPHTAKPFDVHLMIAPVDPYLEAFAAAGADILSVHPESGPHLHRTVQTIRALGKKAGVVLNPATPLDVLDYVIEDLDLVLVMSVNPGFGGQSFIDSQLRKIEAIRRLIDATGKTIDLEVDGGIDTATAPRAIAAGADVLVAGTATFRGGPDAYAANIARLRGGGAA from the coding sequence ATGCAGCAGCCCGTCCGTATCGCGCCCTCCATCCTCTCCGCCGATTTCGCCGACCTCGGCGCCGAGGTCCGGCGCATCGACGCGGCGGGCGCGGACTATATCCATGTCGACGTGATGGACGGGCATTTCGTGCCCAACATCACCATCGGGCCGGGCGTCGTGAAGGCGCTGCGCCCGCACACGGCGAAACCGTTCGACGTGCACCTGATGATCGCGCCGGTGGACCCGTATCTCGAGGCCTTCGCGGCGGCGGGCGCGGACATCCTTTCCGTGCACCCCGAATCGGGCCCGCACCTGCACCGCACCGTCCAGACCATCCGCGCGCTCGGCAAGAAGGCGGGCGTCGTGCTCAATCCGGCGACGCCGCTCGACGTGCTCGACTACGTGATCGAGGACCTCGACCTCGTGCTGGTGATGAGCGTGAACCCCGGCTTCGGCGGGCAGTCGTTCATCGACAGTCAGCTCCGCAAGATCGAGGCGATCCGGCGGCTGATCGACGCGACCGGCAAGACCATCGACCTCGAGGTGGACGGCGGCATCGACACGGCGACCGCGCCGCGCGCCATCGCGGCGGGCGCGGACGTGCTCGTGGCGGGCACGGCGACCTTCCGCGGCGGGCCGGACGCCTATGCGGCGAACATCGCGCGGCTGAGAGGGGGCGGCGCGGCGTGA
- the htpX gene encoding zinc metalloprotease HtpX, whose product MGQMKTVMLLAALTALFMGLGYMLGGSGGALVALVISGGMNLFAIWNADKIVLRMHNAREVDARSAPEFVGLVKSLAQRADLPMPKVFIIETDAPNAFATGRNPENAAVAATTGLLRILDRDEIEAVMAHELGHVKNRDTLLMTVTATLAGAISMLGNFALFAGGNNRNPIAVIAAVIVAPLAAMLVQMAISRTREYGADRAGAEISGKPMKLASALQKLAAGASRIPNPYARKNPAAAQLYIVEPLIGGGMDNLFSTHPNPENRVAALGRIAQEMGQGARPQSIHEAAERGRVSALDPLKRRR is encoded by the coding sequence ATGGGTCAGATGAAGACGGTGATGCTGCTGGCGGCGCTGACGGCGCTGTTCATGGGGCTGGGCTACATGCTTGGCGGCAGCGGCGGCGCGCTCGTCGCGCTCGTCATTTCGGGCGGCATGAACCTGTTCGCGATCTGGAACGCCGACAAGATCGTGCTCCGGATGCACAACGCGCGCGAGGTGGACGCGCGGAGCGCGCCGGAGTTCGTCGGCCTCGTGAAGAGCCTCGCGCAGCGCGCGGACCTGCCCATGCCGAAGGTGTTCATCATCGAGACCGACGCGCCCAACGCCTTCGCGACCGGCCGGAACCCCGAGAACGCCGCCGTTGCCGCGACCACCGGCCTGCTGCGCATCCTCGACCGCGACGAGATCGAGGCGGTGATGGCGCACGAACTCGGCCACGTGAAGAACCGCGACACGCTGCTGATGACGGTGACGGCGACGCTGGCGGGCGCGATCTCGATGCTCGGCAATTTCGCGCTGTTCGCCGGCGGCAACAACCGCAACCCGATCGCGGTCATCGCGGCGGTGATCGTCGCGCCGCTCGCCGCGATGCTGGTGCAGATGGCGATCAGCCGCACGCGCGAATACGGCGCGGACCGCGCGGGCGCGGAGATCAGCGGCAAGCCGATGAAGCTCGCTTCCGCGCTCCAGAAACTCGCGGCGGGCGCGTCGCGCATCCCGAACCCCTACGCGCGGAAGAACCCGGCGGCGGCGCAGCTCTACATCGTCGAGCCGCTGATCGGCGGCGGCATGGACAACCTGTTCTCGACGCACCCGAACCCCGAGAACCGTGTCGCGGCGCTCGGCCGCATTGCGCAGGAAATGGGGCAGGGTGCGCGACCGCAAAGTATTCATGAAGCCGCCGAGCGCGGCCGGGTGAGCGCGCTCGATCCGCTGAAGCGCCGCCGCTGA
- a CDS encoding PQQ-dependent sugar dehydrogenase: MIRTFTALALVSAVSLAACGANGNTNRDTEAAAPTAKTGKPFTAAEMGKFEEPWALAFLPDGRILVTEKKGALKLVRLGGDTRDVAGVPKVDYGGQGGLGDVALHPDFANNGYIYLSYAEAGDGDTRGAAVARGKLVLDGGAPRIEALQVIWRQEPKVAGRGHYGHRIAFGPDGMMYVSSGERQKFDPAQDLNANLGKIVRLSDTGMIPSDNPFYDQGRVKAQVWAYGIRNPLGIDFDDEGRLWEMEMGPAGGDELNLIRKGVNYGYPKVSNGDHYDGTPIPDHAPGDGFEPPKLFWNPSISPSSLLVYKGDLFPEWKGDAFIGALSGEALIRVDLDGETATKADQWPMEARIRAVEQGPDGAIWLLEDGENGRLLKLTPAY, encoded by the coding sequence ATGATCCGCACCTTCACCGCGCTCGCCCTCGTTTCCGCCGTCAGCCTCGCCGCCTGCGGCGCGAACGGCAACACGAACCGGGACACCGAGGCCGCCGCACCGACCGCAAAGACGGGCAAGCCCTTCACCGCCGCCGAGATGGGCAAGTTCGAGGAGCCGTGGGCGCTCGCCTTCCTCCCCGACGGCCGCATCCTCGTCACCGAGAAGAAGGGCGCGCTGAAGCTCGTCCGGCTCGGCGGCGACACGCGGGACGTCGCGGGCGTGCCCAAGGTCGACTACGGCGGCCAGGGCGGTCTCGGCGATGTCGCGCTCCATCCCGACTTCGCGAACAACGGCTACATCTACCTGAGCTACGCGGAGGCCGGCGACGGCGACACGCGCGGCGCGGCGGTGGCGCGCGGCAAGCTGGTGCTGGACGGCGGCGCGCCCCGCATCGAGGCACTGCAGGTGATCTGGCGGCAGGAGCCCAAGGTCGCCGGACGGGGCCACTACGGCCACCGCATCGCCTTCGGGCCGGACGGCATGATGTACGTGTCGAGCGGCGAGCGGCAGAAGTTCGACCCCGCGCAAGACCTGAACGCCAACCTCGGCAAGATCGTCCGCCTCTCCGACACGGGCATGATCCCGTCGGACAATCCCTTCTACGATCAGGGCCGCGTGAAGGCGCAGGTCTGGGCCTACGGCATCCGCAATCCGCTCGGCATCGACTTCGACGACGAGGGCCGCCTGTGGGAGATGGAGATGGGTCCGGCGGGCGGCGACGAGCTGAACCTCATCCGCAAGGGCGTGAACTACGGCTATCCGAAAGTCTCGAACGGCGATCACTATGACGGAACGCCCATTCCCGACCATGCGCCGGGCGACGGGTTCGAGCCGCCGAAGCTGTTCTGGAACCCGTCGATCTCGCCCTCCAGCCTGCTCGTCTACAAGGGCGACCTGTTCCCGGAGTGGAAGGGCGACGCCTTCATCGGCGCGCTTTCAGGCGAGGCGCTGATCCGTGTCGATCTCGACGGCGAGACCGCGACCAAGGCCGACCAGTGGCCGATGGAAGCCCGCATCCGCGCCGTGGAGCAAGGCCCGGACGGCGCGATCTGGCTGCTGGAGGACGGCGAGAACGGCCGCCTCCTCAAACTGACGCCCGCGTACTGA
- a CDS encoding DUF1674 domain-containing protein, translating to MEDPKPAKAEKPAKPDEAPKLKEEGGPAGPDPVRYGDWERKGIAVDF from the coding sequence ATGGAAGACCCGAAGCCTGCGAAAGCCGAAAAGCCCGCGAAGCCCGATGAGGCGCCGAAGCTGAAGGAGGAAGGCGGCCCCGCCGGCCCCGACCCGGTGCGCTACGGCGACTGGGAAAGAAAGGGCATCGCCGTCGATTTCTGA
- a CDS encoding trypsin-like serine protease, with translation MKKSSLAGPCAIALGLIASSSALAGGIAKISLADNKALLQPKLVVSSLSQVNDPQFKVGASAYSGVGGLIMNTDELDAAGFITVCTGTFIAADVVVTAAHCVDAPDLNRIRFRTGAGNGLAGSTFDAEYEAFSYWVHPGFNFPENDIAFIKLKTSASNGEEIYGVYTGGDELGQVHTKVGFGTTGEGTAGTRGLTPAADDFDKRAGNNIYEALGSDIFEDVGDGVLLFDFDSGLDENDVFGTVDRIFCGGLEFCFAHDTGVVIDGVRTEVNSSGGDSGGPTFIGGLLAGITSFGITGAVFDGACGPGFIDPDSNAPGVDAGVTPASNACTNSSFGEMSGDTRVSFYLDEIYAMLRGELRMIWLPEPGMIGLFGLGVVGALAARRRRKAA, from the coding sequence ATGAAAAAATCCAGTCTTGCCGGGCCTTGCGCGATCGCGCTGGGGCTCATCGCTTCGTCGTCCGCGCTCGCTGGCGGCATTGCCAAGATTTCACTGGCCGACAACAAGGCCCTGTTGCAGCCGAAGCTGGTGGTTTCCAGCCTCAGCCAGGTCAACGACCCGCAGTTCAAGGTGGGGGCAAGCGCCTACTCGGGCGTCGGCGGCCTCATCATGAACACCGATGAACTGGACGCGGCGGGCTTCATCACCGTCTGCACCGGCACGTTCATCGCCGCGGATGTCGTCGTCACGGCGGCGCACTGCGTCGATGCGCCCGATCTCAACCGCATCCGTTTCCGCACCGGTGCGGGCAACGGCCTTGCCGGCTCAACCTTCGATGCCGAGTACGAAGCGTTCAGCTACTGGGTGCATCCGGGCTTCAATTTCCCCGAGAACGACATCGCCTTCATCAAGCTCAAGACGTCGGCGTCGAACGGCGAGGAAATCTACGGCGTCTACACCGGCGGCGACGAACTCGGACAGGTTCACACCAAGGTCGGCTTCGGCACGACGGGCGAGGGCACGGCGGGCACGCGCGGCCTGACGCCTGCGGCCGACGATTTCGACAAGCGCGCGGGCAACAACATCTACGAGGCGCTCGGCAGCGACATCTTCGAGGATGTCGGCGACGGCGTGCTGCTGTTCGATTTCGACAGCGGACTCGACGAGAACGACGTGTTCGGCACGGTCGATCGGATATTCTGCGGCGGCCTCGAGTTCTGCTTCGCGCATGACACCGGTGTCGTCATCGACGGCGTGCGCACCGAAGTGAACAGCTCCGGCGGCGATTCAGGCGGTCCCACCTTCATCGGCGGTCTGCTGGCCGGCATCACATCGTTCGGCATCACGGGTGCGGTGTTCGACGGCGCCTGCGGTCCCGGGTTCATCGACCCCGACTCGAACGCGCCGGGTGTCGATGCCGGCGTCACGCCGGCGTCGAACGCCTGCACCAACTCCAGCTTCGGCGAGATGTCGGGCGACACGCGCGTGTCCTTCTATCTCGACGAGATCTACGCGATGCTTCGGGGCGAACTGCGCATGATCTGGCTGCCGGAGCCGGGCATGATCGGCCTGTTCGGTCTCGGCGTCGTCGGTGCGCTCGCCGCGCGCCGCCGCCGCAAGGCCGCGTAA
- the purH gene encoding bifunctional phosphoribosylaminoimidazolecarboxamide formyltransferase/IMP cyclohydrolase, whose amino-acid sequence MSEMPVKVTRALISVSDKTGVVDLAKALAGRGVELLSTGGTAKALRDAGLAVKDVSEHTGFPEMMDGRVKTLHPKVHGGLLALRDHPEHAAAMRDHDIAAIDVVVVNLYPFEATVAKGAARDEIIENIDIGGPSMVRSAAKNHGYVAILTDPVDYAEFIAALAANDGATDLALRKRLAAKAFAATAAYDSAISSWFAFGDQGVPFPDTLTVAMTCGDELRYGENPHQTAAFYAPRGPHAKGIGQARQVQGKELSYNNLNDADGALELIAEFRDAEPAVAIIKHANPCGVATGASLADAYAAALACDPVSAFGGIIAVNRPLDAAAAEAITGIFTEVVVAPDADEAALAIFAKKKNLRLLLTALPDPARGGLSLKTIAGGYLLQSRDNGALGVDDLKIVTQRQPSPQELADMLFAWRVAKHVKSNAIVYAKDGATAGIGAGQMSRLDSARIAAWKARDAAEAAGWAQPKTVGSAVASDAFFPFADGLLAAADAGATAVIQPGGSIRDDEVIAAANEKGLAMAFTGMRHFRH is encoded by the coding sequence ATGAGCGAGATGCCGGTGAAGGTCACTCGGGCACTGATTTCGGTTTCGGACAAGACAGGCGTGGTCGATCTCGCCAAAGCGCTCGCGGGACGCGGGGTGGAGCTGCTTTCCACCGGCGGCACGGCGAAGGCGCTGCGCGACGCGGGGCTCGCCGTGAAGGACGTGTCGGAGCACACGGGCTTTCCCGAGATGATGGACGGGCGCGTGAAGACGCTGCACCCGAAGGTGCACGGCGGGCTTCTGGCGCTGCGCGATCACCCCGAGCACGCCGCCGCGATGCGCGACCACGACATCGCAGCCATCGACGTGGTGGTGGTGAACCTCTACCCGTTCGAGGCGACCGTGGCGAAGGGCGCCGCGCGTGACGAGATCATCGAGAACATCGACATCGGCGGGCCGTCGATGGTGCGCTCGGCGGCGAAGAACCACGGCTACGTCGCGATCCTCACCGATCCCGTCGACTATGCGGAATTCATCGCGGCGCTCGCCGCGAACGACGGCGCGACCGATCTTGCGCTTCGCAAGCGGCTCGCGGCGAAGGCGTTCGCGGCGACGGCGGCTTACGACAGCGCGATCTCGTCGTGGTTCGCATTCGGCGATCAGGGCGTGCCGTTCCCCGATACGCTGACGGTCGCGATGACGTGCGGCGATGAACTCCGCTACGGCGAGAACCCGCACCAGACGGCGGCGTTCTATGCGCCGCGCGGACCGCACGCGAAGGGCATCGGGCAGGCCCGGCAGGTGCAGGGCAAGGAACTCAGCTACAACAATCTGAACGACGCCGACGGCGCGCTCGAACTCATCGCCGAGTTCAGGGACGCGGAGCCTGCGGTCGCCATCATCAAGCACGCGAACCCGTGCGGCGTCGCGACGGGCGCGAGCCTTGCCGATGCCTATGCGGCGGCGCTCGCGTGCGATCCCGTCTCGGCGTTCGGCGGCATCATCGCCGTGAACCGTCCGCTCGACGCGGCGGCGGCGGAGGCGATCACCGGCATCTTCACCGAGGTCGTCGTGGCGCCCGATGCGGACGAGGCCGCGCTTGCCATCTTCGCGAAGAAGAAGAACCTGCGCCTGCTGCTCACCGCGCTGCCGGACCCGGCGCGCGGGGGTCTCTCGCTCAAGACCATCGCGGGCGGCTACCTGCTGCAATCGCGGGACAACGGCGCGCTCGGCGTCGATGATCTCAAGATCGTCACGCAGCGTCAGCCGAGCCCGCAGGAACTCGCCGACATGCTGTTCGCATGGCGCGTCGCGAAGCACGTGAAGTCGAACGCCATCGTCTACGCGAAGGACGGCGCGACCGCGGGCATCGGCGCCGGGCAGATGAGCCGCCTCGATTCGGCGCGCATCGCCGCGTGGAAGGCGCGCGATGCGGCGGAAGCAGCGGGCTGGGCGCAGCCGAAGACGGTCGGCTCGGCGGTGGCGTCCGACGCGTTCTTCCCGTTCGCGGACGGGCTTCTTGCCGCGGCGGATGCGGGCGCGACCGCGGTGATCCAGCCCGGCGGCTCGATCCGCGACGACGAAGTGATCGCGGCGGCGAACGAAAAGGGCCTCGCGATGGCGTTCACCGGGATGCGCCACTTCCGGCACTAG